Proteins from a single region of Bacteroidota bacterium:
- the ccsA gene encoding cytochrome c biogenesis protein CcsA, translated as MNENLSTVAINPFYGQAGHFFIILAFVAAIIASISYFFAVKKTDEIEKVKWKKLARYAFFTHALSILATVVTLFLMIFNHRFEYYYVWSHSSLDLPIKYILSCFWEGQEGSFLLWTFWMMMLGTFLIFTSKKWEAPVLTFISIQQVFLVSFLLGIYIGEIKIGLSPFLLMKDALTQDPVFMFENYMDFIKDGTGLNALLQNYWMVIHPPVLFLGFASVTIPFAFAFAGLWTKKYSEWIKPALPYSLFSGMILGTGVLMGGAWAYEALSFGGFWAWDPVENASLIPWLITVAGIHLLLIVKATGHALRTTFIMLFLAFFFVLYASFLTRSGILGDSSVHSFVVSGLENHLLIYLTFFTGLGIIMIARNWKHIPTNKKEEEVSSREFWMFIGSLVFLFSGLHIIFFTGIPVYNQIFLHMNDWFGTGLRTDFAPPADPIHYYTAVQIWVAVIIAIFTGFAQFLKYRKTDIKKFFKVIIISIALAIVLMLISANALDYPVFTKATLNIFGKAISLYTIYPYTLLLFAGSFAILANAHYLIAVLKGKIKIAGGSVAHIGFGILLLGILISNANQQVLSINTQGINYGEEFDQKFKRDNILLYQNVPVTMGEYIVTYLSDSSDNRETFYKVRYEKINNKTGAVDYTFDLYPYLLMDKKSKQLTPNPDTKHYLTHDVFTHISSIPSQDARSNQPITEEHTVAIGDTIFFSKGYLVLNDIRRYTDDNSISAGALFVGHTGDSTETVEPKFTVADNQILSEPVAMQHADVQLTFDYINTDDHTFKITTIEKNVQNNWIIMKAIVFPMINLVWLGMTIMAIGFFISMLRRRTEMKTT; from the coding sequence ATGAATGAAAACTTATCTACCGTTGCCATAAATCCATTCTATGGTCAAGCAGGTCATTTCTTTATAATACTTGCATTTGTTGCCGCAATCATCGCTTCTATATCCTATTTTTTTGCGGTAAAAAAAACCGATGAAATTGAAAAGGTTAAATGGAAAAAGCTTGCTCGATATGCATTTTTTACACACGCACTTTCCATTCTTGCCACTGTAGTTACTCTATTCTTAATGATATTCAATCATCGTTTTGAATATTATTATGTGTGGTCTCATTCCTCTCTTGATTTACCCATTAAATATATTCTTTCTTGTTTTTGGGAAGGGCAGGAAGGCAGTTTTTTACTCTGGACTTTTTGGATGATGATGTTAGGCACCTTCCTGATATTCACATCTAAAAAATGGGAAGCACCGGTATTAACTTTTATAAGCATACAACAAGTTTTCTTAGTTTCTTTTTTATTGGGAATTTATATTGGTGAAATAAAAATTGGATTATCTCCATTTTTATTAATGAAAGATGCATTGACGCAAGATCCAGTTTTTATGTTCGAGAATTACATGGATTTTATTAAAGATGGTACTGGTTTAAATGCATTATTACAAAATTATTGGATGGTAATTCATCCACCTGTTTTATTTCTTGGTTTTGCTTCTGTTACCATTCCTTTTGCATTTGCATTTGCAGGCTTATGGACAAAAAAATATTCTGAATGGATAAAGCCAGCATTGCCTTATAGTTTGTTTTCTGGAATGATATTAGGCACCGGCGTTTTAATGGGCGGTGCATGGGCGTATGAGGCACTTAGCTTTGGTGGCTTTTGGGCTTGGGATCCGGTAGAAAATGCTTCACTGATTCCATGGTTAATTACTGTTGCTGGCATTCATTTATTATTAATTGTAAAAGCAACAGGTCATGCATTACGCACAACATTTATCATGTTATTCCTCGCATTCTTTTTTGTGTTGTATGCATCCTTTTTAACCCGCAGTGGAATTTTAGGAGACTCCAGTGTTCACTCTTTTGTTGTGAGTGGTTTGGAAAATCATTTGTTGATATACTTAACATTTTTTACAGGCCTCGGAATTATTATGATTGCCCGCAATTGGAAACATATTCCTACAAATAAAAAAGAAGAAGAAGTTTCATCACGTGAGTTCTGGATGTTTATTGGTTCATTGGTTTTTCTTTTTTCAGGATTGCATATCATCTTCTTTACAGGTATTCCGGTGTATAATCAAATATTCCTGCATATGAATGATTGGTTTGGAACAGGTCTGCGCACTGATTTTGCTCCACCTGCTGATCCAATTCATTATTACACTGCAGTGCAAATTTGGGTTGCAGTTATTATCGCAATTTTTACTGGATTTGCACAATTTCTCAAGTATCGAAAAACGGATATAAAGAAATTTTTTAAAGTGATTATTATTTCGATAGCGCTTGCAATTGTTTTGATGTTGATTTCTGCAAATGCACTTGACTACCCTGTGTTCACAAAAGCAACATTAAATATTTTTGGCAAAGCAATTTCGCTTTATACAATTTATCCTTATACCTTATTATTATTTGCCGGCAGTTTTGCTATTCTGGCAAATGCACATTATTTAATTGCTGTACTAAAAGGTAAAATAAAAATAGCCGGAGGTTCTGTTGCACATATTGGTTTTGGAATTTTATTATTGGGAATATTAATTTCAAATGCAAATCAACAAGTATTATCTATTAATACGCAGGGAATAAATTACGGAGAAGAGTTTGATCAAAAATTTAAACGGGATAATATTTTACTTTATCAAAATGTACCCGTAACAATGGGAGAATATATTGTAACTTATTTAAGTGATTCTTCGGATAACAGGGAAACGTTTTATAAAGTACGATACGAGAAAATTAATAATAAAACCGGTGCGGTTGATTACACTTTTGATTTATATCCGTATTTACTCATGGATAAAAAATCAAAACAGCTTACACCAAATCCGGATACAAAACATTATTTGACACATGATGTGTTTACTCATATTTCTTCGATACCATCACAAGATGCAAGAAGCAATCAACCAATAACAGAAGAACACACAGTTGCTATCGGTGATACCATATTTTTTTCTAAAGGTTATTTGGTTTTGAATGATATTCGCAGATATACTGATGATAACAGTATTTCTGCAGGTGCATTATTTGTTGGCCACACAGGCGACTCCACAGAAACAGTGGAGCCGAAATTTACAGTTGCAGATAATCAAATATTGAGTGAACCGGTTGCAATGCAACATGCAGATGTGCAACTTACTTTCGATTATATAAATACAGATGATCACACATTTAAAATTACTACTATAGAAAAAAATGTGCAGAACAACTGGATAATTATGAAAGCCATTGTTTTTCCGATGATCAATTTAGTGTGGTTAGGAATGACTATTATGGCAATCGGATTTTTTATTAGTATGCTTCGTCGCCGAACGGAAATGAAGACTACCTGA
- a CDS encoding cytochrome c maturation protein CcmE: MKRSHIILLLFLAICIGVLASQLGNVSAYSDFDDAGRKAGKELRLKGTLNKEMPVDYDPIKDPNTFSFYLVDQNGISGKVVCFDEKPRDFERSDEVVLTGSMKEDVFYANDILVKCPSKYVETEVDKSEI; the protein is encoded by the coding sequence GTGAAGCGATCACATATAATATTATTATTATTTCTTGCAATTTGCATTGGTGTATTAGCATCCCAATTGGGTAATGTAAGTGCTTATTCAGATTTTGATGATGCAGGAAGAAAAGCAGGTAAAGAATTGCGCTTAAAGGGCACTCTAAATAAAGAAATGCCAGTAGATTATGATCCAATTAAAGATCCCAACACTTTTAGTTTTTATCTCGTAGATCAAAATGGTATTTCAGGTAAAGTGGTTTGTTTTGATGAAAAGCCGAGAGATTTTGAACGAAGTGATGAAGTAGTTCTAACAGGAAGCATGAAAGAAGATGTGTTTTATGCTAACGACATTCTTGTGAAATGCCCGAGTAAATATGTGGAGACGGAAGTAGATAAAAGTGAGATTTAA
- a CDS encoding MATE family efflux transporter, whose product MQNRFANFFVLLKKALSGEEQDYTTGSVRKAIFMLSVPMILEMMMESVFAVVDIFFVNRLGADAVSIVGLTESVNTIIYSVAIGMSAAATAVISRRIGEKNKEAAAFTAVQVIALTCITSLILSIPAAMFSEEILRLMGAEPSAIASGSGYTRIMFSSSAVIMFLFVINGIYRGAGDASIAMRSLWIANICNIILDYLLIFGIGPFPELGIEGAAIATVIGRGIGIAYQIYHLAKGKGVVKIMKHHFTLSKKIIISLIEVASPATVQFLIASASWVVLAAFVAQSGSDASAGYQTGIRLVLFFILPAWGMSNAAATLVGQNLGAKQTERAEESVLKTAKYNAIFMGSVSLIFLFFSHSIISLFTPAINTEQIHYAVLALRIISAGYIFYGVGMVITMAFNGAGDTRTPTIINFFGFWMFQIPLAYLLSHTFALGPTGVFIAIPVAETAIAIISFIIFKQGKWKTIKV is encoded by the coding sequence ATGCAAAACAGATTTGCAAACTTCTTTGTGCTGCTAAAAAAAGCATTATCCGGTGAGGAACAGGACTATACAACAGGCAGTGTGCGCAAAGCAATTTTTATGTTGAGTGTGCCGATGATTTTAGAAATGATGATGGAAAGCGTATTTGCTGTTGTAGATATATTTTTTGTAAATCGTTTGGGAGCTGATGCTGTTTCAATTGTTGGACTAACAGAAAGTGTAAATACAATTATTTATTCGGTAGCAATTGGAATGAGTGCAGCAGCTACAGCAGTGATATCCAGAAGAATTGGCGAAAAAAATAAAGAAGCCGCTGCATTTACTGCGGTGCAGGTAATTGCTTTAACCTGTATTACTTCGTTGATACTAAGTATTCCTGCAGCTATGTTTTCAGAAGAAATACTTCGGTTAATGGGTGCCGAACCTTCAGCTATTGCAAGTGGTTCCGGATATACTCGTATAATGTTCAGCTCGAGTGCTGTGATAATGTTTTTGTTTGTAATAAATGGAATTTATCGTGGTGCAGGTGATGCTTCAATTGCAATGCGCAGTTTATGGATTGCTAACATCTGTAATATAATTCTGGATTATCTTTTAATTTTTGGAATAGGACCATTTCCTGAATTAGGAATTGAAGGAGCAGCCATTGCAACTGTAATCGGCAGAGGTATTGGAATAGCATATCAAATATATCATCTTGCAAAAGGAAAAGGAGTTGTAAAAATTATGAAGCATCATTTTACCTTGAGCAAAAAAATTATTATTTCATTAATTGAAGTTGCATCACCGGCAACAGTCCAATTTTTAATTGCTTCTGCAAGTTGGGTTGTATTGGCAGCCTTTGTAGCACAAAGCGGTAGCGATGCATCTGCAGGTTATCAAACTGGAATTCGTCTTGTGCTATTTTTTATTTTACCCGCATGGGGAATGAGCAATGCGGCAGCAACACTTGTGGGACAAAATTTAGGTGCAAAACAAACAGAAAGAGCAGAAGAAAGTGTTTTGAAAACTGCTAAATACAATGCCATTTTTATGGGAAGTGTTTCACTTATCTTTTTGTTTTTCAGTCATTCAATTATTTCACTGTTTACACCTGCAATTAATACCGAACAAATTCATTATGCAGTATTGGCTTTGCGCATTATTAGTGCTGGTTATATATTTTATGGAGTTGGTATGGTAATAACCATGGCTTTTAATGGTGCGGGTGATACTCGAACTCCGACCATCATAAATTTCTTTGGATTCTGGATGTTTCAAATTCCATTGGCATATTTACTTTCACATACATTTGCGTTGGGACCAACAGGTGTTTTTATAGCAATTCCTGTAGCAGAAACCGCAATTGCGATTATCAGTTTTATTATATTTAAACAAGGTAAATGGAAAACGATTAAAGTATAA
- the rocD gene encoding ornithine--oxo-acid transaminase, with amino-acid sequence MEVLTSNYFIQLEDKYGAHNYHPLPVVLARGEGVFVWDVEGNKYFDFLSAYSAVNQGHCHPRIINALTEQAQKLTLSSRAFYNDVLGEYEKYVTNLFGYDKLLPMNTGVEAVETAIKLCRKWAYSVKGVESNQAEIIVLESNFHGRTSGVISFSTDPSSTSNFGPYMPGYIIVPYNDLDALETELKKPNVAGLLIEPIQGEAGVVVPEDGYLAGAYALCKKHNVLFMADEIQTGLCRTGKMLACDYENIRPDVLILGKALSGGVLPLSAVLADDYIMLCIKPGEHGSTFGGNPLACRVGMEALQVLLDENLAANAEKMGELLRSELSNMNSEIVKTVRGRGLLNAIIVPEVKGKDAWDFCLKLKDNGLLAKPTHGDKIRFAPPLIITEEQMWDCIEIIRKTVDEF; translated from the coding sequence ATGGAAGTACTTACATCAAATTATTTTATACAATTAGAAGACAAATACGGCGCACATAATTATCATCCATTACCGGTGGTGCTTGCACGAGGTGAAGGCGTATTTGTTTGGGATGTGGAAGGAAATAAATATTTTGATTTTTTATCTGCCTACAGCGCAGTAAATCAAGGTCATTGTCACCCAAGAATTATTAATGCACTTACAGAACAAGCGCAGAAATTAACTTTAAGCAGCAGAGCTTTTTATAATGATGTTTTAGGTGAATACGAAAAGTATGTTACCAATTTATTTGGATATGATAAATTACTGCCGATGAATACCGGTGTGGAAGCAGTGGAAACAGCAATTAAATTATGCAGAAAATGGGCGTACTCTGTTAAAGGAGTAGAATCTAATCAAGCGGAAATAATTGTTTTAGAAAGTAATTTTCACGGTCGTACAAGCGGTGTTATTTCATTCTCTACCGATCCCAGTTCTACCTCCAATTTTGGTCCGTATATGCCGGGATATATTATTGTTCCTTATAATGATTTAGATGCATTAGAAACTGAATTAAAAAAACCAAATGTTGCAGGTTTATTAATAGAACCCATTCAAGGTGAAGCAGGTGTTGTAGTTCCCGAAGACGGTTATCTTGCCGGGGCTTATGCATTGTGTAAAAAACATAATGTATTATTTATGGCCGATGAAATTCAAACCGGATTATGCAGAACAGGTAAAATGTTGGCATGCGATTATGAAAATATAAGGCCGGATGTTTTGATTCTTGGCAAAGCATTATCAGGTGGCGTATTGCCCTTGTCTGCCGTGTTAGCAGATGATTATATAATGTTATGTATTAAACCCGGCGAACACGGTTCTACCTTTGGTGGAAATCCTTTAGCATGTCGTGTTGGTATGGAAGCATTACAAGTGTTATTAGATGAAAATCTTGCAGCAAATGCGGAAAAGATGGGTGAACTATTGCGCAGTGAATTAAGTAACATGAATTCTGAAATTGTGAAGACGGTTAGAGGAAGAGGATTACTAAATGCGATTATTGTTCCGGAGGTGAAAGGAAAAGATGCATGGGATTTTTGTTTGAAATTAAAAGACAACGGATTACTTGCAAAACCAACTCACGGGGATAAAATACGTTTTGCACCACCGCTTATAATTACAGAAGAACAAATGTGGGATTGTATAGAAATCATCCGCAAAACAGTGGATGAATTTTAA
- a CDS encoding ABC transporter ATP-binding protein, with protein MMIQLHAVSKRFNYDWIFRNIDYTIHAGKKIAITGSNGSGKSTLMRILSGQLSPSEGSVTFEINNLKLSPDNVFSNISFAAPYLELIEEFSLSEILHFQKQFKPLINNMPIEECIAISGLYPHRNKLLKNYSSGMKQRVKLTLAILADIPIILLDEPTTNLDAAGVAWYQDMIIRFAGNRSVIVSSNIEREYKFCDEIIVIENYKS; from the coding sequence ATGATGATTCAATTACATGCTGTTTCCAAAAGATTTAATTACGATTGGATATTCCGCAATATTGATTATACAATTCATGCAGGAAAAAAAATTGCAATTACCGGCTCAAACGGTTCTGGGAAATCGACACTGATGCGTATTCTTAGCGGACAACTTTCACCTTCGGAAGGCAGTGTTACTTTTGAAATAAATAATTTGAAATTATCTCCTGATAATGTGTTTTCAAATATCTCTTTCGCTGCTCCTTATCTTGAATTAATTGAGGAATTTTCTTTAAGTGAAATACTGCATTTTCAAAAACAATTTAAGCCCTTGATTAATAATATGCCGATTGAAGAATGTATTGCAATCTCCGGTTTATATCCGCATAGAAATAAATTATTAAAAAATTATTCTTCCGGAATGAAGCAACGAGTAAAACTCACTTTAGCAATTCTTGCAGATATACCCATTATTTTATTAGATGAACCTACCACAAATCTGGATGCTGCCGGTGTAGCTTGGTATCAGGATATGATAATTCGGTTTGCAGGAAATCGTAGTGTAATAGTGAGTTCAAATATTGAACGTGAATATAAATTCTGCGATGAAATAATTGTAATAGAAAATTATAAATCCTGA
- the lpxA gene encoding acyl-ACP--UDP-N-acetylglucosamine O-acyltransferase: MNQPLAYVHPQAQVADNVVIEPYTFISKNVIIGEGTWIGPNVTIMSGARIGKNCRIFPGAVISAIPQDLKYNGEDTEVIIGDNTTIRECVTINRGTKYLEKTEIGKNCLLMAYVHVAHDCIVGNNVILANSVNLAGHIEVDDWVILEGTVAVQQFIKIGAHAFIAGGSLVRKDVPPYVKAAREPLSYAGVNSIGLRRRGFTPEGINHIQEIYRILFVRGYNVSKALSIIETELPATTERDQILTFIRTSKGGVMKGFRHMTE; the protein is encoded by the coding sequence ATGAATCAACCACTGGCGTACGTACATCCTCAAGCCCAGGTGGCTGATAATGTAGTTATAGAACCTTATACTTTTATTTCTAAGAATGTAATTATTGGCGAGGGCACTTGGATAGGTCCTAACGTGACGATTATGTCGGGTGCCCGCATTGGAAAAAATTGCAGAATATTTCCCGGGGCAGTTATTTCTGCTATTCCGCAAGATTTAAAATATAATGGCGAAGACACCGAAGTAATTATTGGTGACAACACTACCATTCGTGAATGTGTAACTATTAATCGGGGAACAAAATATTTAGAAAAAACTGAAATTGGTAAGAATTGTTTGTTGATGGCCTATGTGCATGTTGCGCATGATTGTATTGTCGGTAATAATGTAATTCTTGCAAACAGTGTAAATCTTGCAGGCCATATTGAAGTGGATGATTGGGTGATTTTAGAAGGTACAGTGGCTGTTCAACAATTTATAAAAATTGGTGCGCATGCATTTATTGCGGGTGGATCTTTGGTTAGAAAAGATGTGCCTCCATATGTGAAGGCTGCAAGAGAACCGCTTTCTTATGCCGGTGTAAATTCTATTGGTTTGCGTCGCCGTGGTTTTACTCCAGAAGGAATAAATCATATTCAGGAAATTTATAGGATACTTTTTGTGAGAGGTTATAATGTTTCAAAAGCATTGAGCATCATCGAAACAGAATTGCCTGCAACAACTGAAAGAGATCAGATACTTACTTTCATACGCACATCTAAAGGCGGTGTGATGAAAGGTTTCCGCCACATGACTGAATGA
- a CDS encoding bifunctional UDP-3-O-[3-hydroxymyristoyl] N-acetylglucosamine deacetylase/3-hydroxyacyl-ACP dehydratase, translated as MKKDFQHTIKDKVTVAGVGLHTGQDVIMTFNPAPTNHGIKFKRVDIDGQPVIEADVDNVVDTARGTTIAKNGTRISTVEHTLAALVGLGIDNVLIELNGDETPIMDGSSKVFVEALDGVGIEEQDVEREYIVITENLVFKDDTRSTEMTLMPADHYQVTVMIDFNSKILGQQHATLHEISEFKTEFANSRTFCFLHELETLYENNLIRGGDLNNAIVIVDKEVSESEMAKLKKMFNKEHVMVKKEGFLNNLELHHVNEPARHKLLDVVGDLALAGKPIKGKVFASRPGHPANVAFAKMIKTYYKNRKNISVPSYNPNSEPIYDINAINKMLPHRYPMLLVDKIIEVTDKYIVGLKNVTFNEGFFTGHFPNNPIMPGVLQVEALAQTGGIFVLSQVADPENYDTYFLKIDRVKFKRKVLPGDTLLLKMELMHPIRRGICEMKASAYVGNYLVTEGELTAQVVKRSES; from the coding sequence ATGAAGAAAGATTTTCAACATACCATAAAAGATAAGGTGACGGTAGCCGGTGTTGGCTTACATACGGGTCAAGATGTTATAATGACTTTTAATCCGGCACCCACAAATCATGGTATTAAATTTAAACGGGTGGATATTGATGGTCAGCCTGTTATTGAAGCAGACGTGGACAATGTAGTGGATACAGCTCGGGGAACAACCATTGCAAAGAACGGAACAAGAATAAGTACAGTGGAACATACATTGGCAGCATTAGTAGGGCTTGGTATTGACAATGTGTTAATTGAATTGAATGGAGATGAAACACCAATCATGGATGGCAGTTCCAAAGTTTTTGTAGAAGCATTGGATGGAGTAGGTATAGAAGAACAGGATGTAGAAAGAGAATACATTGTAATAACAGAGAATCTTGTTTTCAAAGATGATACTCGCAGTACAGAAATGACTTTAATGCCTGCAGATCACTATCAGGTTACTGTAATGATTGATTTTAATTCAAAAATTCTTGGACAACAACATGCAACACTCCATGAAATAAGTGAATTTAAAACTGAGTTTGCTAATAGTCGCACGTTTTGTTTTTTACATGAACTGGAAACGTTGTATGAAAACAATCTCATTCGTGGCGGAGATTTAAATAATGCAATTGTAATTGTAGATAAAGAAGTAAGCGAATCCGAAATGGCCAAGCTTAAAAAAATGTTCAACAAGGAACATGTGATGGTGAAGAAAGAAGGATTTTTAAATAATCTGGAATTGCATCATGTGAATGAACCCGCCCGTCATAAATTATTAGATGTGGTAGGTGATCTTGCTTTAGCTGGTAAACCTATTAAAGGAAAAGTGTTTGCCAGCAGGCCGGGGCATCCGGCAAATGTGGCCTTTGCTAAAATGATTAAAACATATTATAAAAACAGAAAAAATATTTCTGTGCCTTCCTATAATCCTAATTCAGAACCGATTTATGATATTAATGCGATCAACAAAATGTTGCCGCATCGTTACCCGATGTTATTGGTAGATAAAATTATTGAGGTGACCGATAAGTATATTGTTGGGTTGAAAAATGTTACTTTCAATGAAGGATTTTTTACAGGACATTTTCCGAATAATCCTATTATGCCGGGTGTGTTGCAAGTGGAAGCATTAGCGCAAACAGGAGGTATATTCGTTTTAAGTCAAGTAGCTGATCCTGAAAATTATGATACTTATTTTTTGAAAATAGATAGAGTGAAATTTAAAAGAAAAGTTTTGCCTGGCGATACACTATTATTGAAAATGGAATTAATGCATCCTATCCGCAGAGGTATTTGTGAAATGAAAGCTTCTGCTTACGTAGGGAATTATCTGGTTACCGAAGGCGAACTTACCGCTCAGGTAGTAAAAAGATCCGAAAGCTAA
- the lpxD gene encoding UDP-3-O-(3-hydroxymyristoyl)glucosamine N-acyltransferase, with product MEFSALELSEFLQGTLEGNPDVKVRKPAKIEEGQEGDVCFLSNPKYVKYAYTTKASVLIISESLMFDQPVNPSLIRVKDVYTSFSKILDQYKTMNITLSNGVEKLSHISSTATVGINVHVGAFSFVGDNSSIGNNSQIMANVYIGNNVHIGENVIICPGVCILDDCTIGNNCLINGGAVIGSEGFGFAPQEDGTYKKVPQTGNVVIEDNVEIGANTTIDRATLGSTIIRKGAKLDNLIQIAHNVDIGENTVIAAQSGISGSTKIGRNCIIGGQVGIVGHVVIADGTRINAQSGISKSIKQSGQALTGSPAFDYNLAMRSQVVFKKLPELMQKISELEQRLKALEE from the coding sequence ATGGAGTTTTCAGCATTAGAACTAAGTGAGTTCCTACAAGGAACATTAGAGGGCAACCCTGATGTGAAGGTGCGTAAACCCGCTAAGATTGAAGAAGGACAAGAAGGCGATGTATGTTTTCTTTCCAATCCCAAGTATGTAAAATATGCATATACTACAAAAGCTTCTGTATTAATTATTAGTGAGTCGCTCATGTTCGATCAACCTGTAAATCCTTCTTTAATTCGGGTGAAAGATGTTTATACCAGTTTTTCAAAAATATTAGATCAATACAAGACAATGAATATCACATTGTCAAATGGCGTGGAAAAACTCAGTCATATTTCATCAACTGCAACCGTTGGAATTAATGTCCATGTTGGTGCATTTTCTTTTGTAGGAGATAATTCTTCTATTGGAAATAATTCGCAGATAATGGCGAATGTTTATATTGGAAATAATGTACATATCGGAGAAAATGTAATCATCTGTCCGGGGGTTTGTATTTTGGATGATTGCACAATTGGAAATAATTGTTTGATAAATGGAGGAGCGGTAATTGGCAGTGAAGGATTTGGATTTGCACCGCAAGAAGATGGCACTTATAAAAAAGTACCGCAAACAGGAAATGTTGTAATAGAAGATAATGTGGAGATAGGCGCTAATACAACTATTGATCGTGCTACATTGGGGTCAACAATTATTCGCAAAGGAGCCAAGTTGGATAATCTGATTCAGATAGCTCATAATGTAGATATTGGAGAGAATACAGTAATTGCCGCACAATCCGGAATTTCGGGAAGTACAAAAATTGGTCGCAATTGTATAATAGGTGGCCAGGTTGGTATTGTAGGTCATGTTGTAATTGCAGATGGTACACGTATCAATGCACAAAGTGGAATATCTAAAAGTATAAAGCAAAGTGGTCAGGCATTAACGGGATCACCGGCTTTCGATTATAATTTGGCGATGCGTTCTCAGGTTGTTTTTAAAAAACTGCCTGAGCTTATGCAAAAAATTAGTGAGTTAGAACAAAGACTTAAGGCATTAGAGGAATAA
- a CDS encoding HD domain-containing protein, with protein sequence MPDLNKRKILNDPIYGFITIPHEIIYDIIEHPWFQRLRRIQQLGLSNLVYPGANHTRFQHAIGAMHLLGKAVHVLRSKGNEITDAEAEAAAIAVLLHDIGHGPFSHALENTLVDSINHEQLSLIFIDKLNKQFNGRLSLAQKIFTGNYHKKFLHQLVSSQLDVDRLDYLIRDSYFTGVHEGVIGYDRLIEMMDVADDSLVIEQKGIYSVEKFIVSRRIMYWQVYLHKTVICAEQMLIKALKRAKYLSKNNDRFSATPALDMFLYEDFTEQNFIEDENIINNFALLDDSDIYVALKTWQFSEDKVLAYLCSALINRRLFRIELENDIISQKRISDITKQVQEKYQLTDAFDLQYFVFHDSTSNSAYQLKDQNIHIKFRNGNIIDVVDASDHVNLASLSDPVVKYYLCYPKDL encoded by the coding sequence ATTCCCGATTTGAATAAAAGAAAAATTCTAAACGATCCAATTTACGGCTTTATTACCATTCCCCATGAGATTATTTACGATATCATTGAGCATCCTTGGTTTCAAAGGTTGCGACGCATTCAACAATTGGGTTTAAGCAACTTAGTTTATCCTGGAGCAAATCATACACGGTTTCAACATGCTATTGGTGCAATGCATTTATTGGGCAAAGCAGTGCATGTATTGCGCAGTAAAGGAAATGAGATTACAGATGCCGAAGCAGAAGCAGCCGCTATCGCTGTATTATTACATGATATTGGTCATGGTCCCTTTTCGCATGCTTTGGAAAATACATTAGTGGATTCTATAAATCATGAACAACTTTCATTGATTTTTATAGACAAACTGAATAAACAATTTAATGGCAGACTCAGCCTTGCACAAAAAATTTTTACTGGGAATTATCATAAAAAATTTTTACATCAATTGGTGTCAAGTCAATTGGATGTGGACCGATTGGATTATCTGATTCGGGACAGTTATTTTACAGGAGTGCATGAAGGTGTAATTGGATATGACCGGCTGATTGAAATGATGGATGTGGCCGACGACAGTTTGGTGATTGAGCAAAAAGGAATTTATTCGGTAGAAAAATTTATTGTCTCACGCCGTATTATGTATTGGCAAGTGTATTTACATAAGACAGTTATTTGCGCAGAACAAATGCTGATTAAAGCATTGAAACGTGCAAAATATCTTTCGAAAAATAATGACCGGTTTTCAGCAACACCTGCACTCGATATGTTTTTATATGAGGATTTCACAGAGCAAAATTTTATTGAGGATGAAAATATTATAAACAACTTTGCCTTATTGGATGATTCTGATATTTATGTAGCATTAAAGACATGGCAATTTTCCGAAGATAAAGTACTTGCCTACTTATGCAGTGCATTAATAAACAGACGATTATTCCGAATTGAATTGGAGAATGATATTATTTCTCAGAAACGTATTTCAGATATTACGAAGCAAGTGCAGGAGAAATATCAGCTAACAGATGCATTTGATTTACAGTATTTCGTTTTTCATGATTCCACCTCTAACTCTGCTTATCAATTGAAAGATCAGAACATTCATATTAAATTTCGGAATGGAAATATCATTGATGTGGTAGATGCTTCTGATCATGTGAATCTGGCCTCCTTATCTGATCCTGTTGTAAAATACTATCTTTGTTATCCGAAAGACCTATAG